In a genomic window of Paroedura picta isolate Pp20150507F chromosome 14, Ppicta_v3.0, whole genome shotgun sequence:
- the LOC143823652 gene encoding uncharacterized protein LOC143823652, whose protein sequence is MSRQCDSVVKKANAILGCINRGITSKSQDVIVPLYTALVRPHLEYCVQFWRPHFKKDIKLKRARRLRSLLGRGNNQIAPLPIELDYQQEAAVPAAPPPPTTRRDYVRIVARHVSGEHQSQPKRFLKAVAHLCREQQRHTTLHLPCSKREVAASVKEIMVRSLVGTPTSCLLALRAITGLSRFQPPLEEDLRRSLISLGTHLVWTCVSSKESTAGQALEGMFKGLLKEAPTTRHLVGLLDHLTYWMEVGEAEVRAQAASLCSSLLQFARDLPSFQNAAEPQLGSLAARLAVSLLDPEPVIRERAREAVSQLHGLLLQQKGLRGKGTSFLRCPQWKGQPLRARLYQLVRVSELFGMHFTMQQEMEFLTTCWNIVVSLAQEWRRVGGLLLMYSLLGQAYSLLEEEQEGEGLQISILLSELRQGRKVPAEIKHVICGK, encoded by the exons atgagcaggcagtgtgattcagtggtaaaaaaggcaaatgccattttgggctgtatcaacaggggcatcacatcaaaatcacaagatgtcatagtcccattgtatacggcactggtcagaccacacctggagtactgtgtgcagttctggaggcctcacttcaagaaggacataaagttgaaaag GGCACGACGCCTCCGCTCCCTCCTGGGCAGAGGCAACAACCAAATAGCTCCTCTGCCCATTGAGCTGGATTACCAGCAGGAGGCTGCAG TTCCAGCAGCACCCCCACCTCCAACAACACGAAGGGACTATGTCCGAATTGTGGCCCGGCATGTGAGTGGGGAGCATCAG AGCCAACCAAAGCGCTTCTTGAAAGCAGTTGCCCACCTCTGCCGGGAACAGCAGCGGCACACCACCCTCCACCTGCCCTGCTCCAAAAGAGAGGTGGCTGCGAGCGTGAAG gagATCATGGTTCGCTCCCTGGTAGGGACACCAACctcctgcctcctggctctgcgaGCCATCACTGGCCTCAG ccgGTTCCAGCCTCCATTGGAGGAGGACCTCCGCAGGTCGCTCATTTCCCTGGGCACTCACCTTGTGTGGACCTGCGTCTCCAGCAAAGAGAGCACGGCTGGCCAG gccctggaggggatgtTCAAGGGGCTGCTGAAAGAGGCCCCCACCACTCGCCACCTGGTGGGACTCCTTGAC CATCTGACCTACTGGATGGAGGTTGGGGAGGCTGAGGTACGTGCCCAGGCAGCCTCCCTCTGCAGTTCCCTCCTGCAATTCGCCCGGGACCTGCCCTCCTTTCAG AACGCCGCTGAGCCCCAACTGGGCAGCCTGGCAGCAAGGCTGGCGGTCTCCCTCCTGGACCCCGAACCCGTCATCCGGGAACGGGCCCGGGAGGCCGTCAGCCAGCTCCATGGGCTGTTGCTGCAACAGAAGG GGCTCCGTGGCAAGGGCACCTCATTCCTGAGGTGCCCACAGTGGAAGGGGCAGCCCTTGAGGGCACGGCTGTACCAGCTTGTGCGGGTCAGCGAG CTCTTCGGCATGCATTTCACAATGCAACAAGAAATGGAGTTCCTGACCACTTGCTGGAACATTGTGGTGAGCCTGGCCCAGGAGTGGAGGAGAGTCGGGGGCCTGCTTTTAATGtactccctcctgggccaggcgtACAGCCtcctggaggaggagcaggag GGAGAAGGACTGCAAATCAGCATCCTCCTCTCAGAACTGCGGCAGGGGCGGAAGGTCCCTGCTGAGATCAAGCATGTAATCTGCGGAAAG TAA